A genome region from Bradyrhizobium sp. WSM1417 includes the following:
- a CDS encoding transporter substrate-binding domain-containing protein, whose translation MRRWLAAWSIAAILAAAVTAARAADDPLKICLDEDRPPFSVHHKGKPGSGFDVLLAQAIADRLGRPLTVQWFESKLDEDSSPQLEANALLSDGRCSLVGGYALTTDSLVKPGMKTARLPDFAGATRDDRRRRVALGVLAPSQPYVYSPMTVVLGPKARGRKIGDIGDLAGLRLVIESGSLGDAILMTFDKGRLIDDITHLVPARDDLLGALARGDHDATLIDLGRFDAYRAAHPDTAITASGYYYPIGANRGYVGLASDPALIDAVNKALTGLAAEGKIAEFGRQMGLSYLPPREPAILGDVWMKIIQR comes from the coding sequence ATGAGGCGTTGGCTGGCTGCGTGGAGCATTGCCGCGATCCTGGCGGCGGCGGTCACGGCTGCGCGCGCGGCGGACGATCCGCTCAAGATTTGTCTCGACGAGGACAGGCCGCCGTTCTCGGTGCATCACAAGGGCAAGCCGGGCTCGGGTTTCGACGTGCTGCTGGCGCAAGCGATCGCCGATCGGCTCGGAAGGCCGCTGACGGTCCAGTGGTTCGAGAGCAAGCTGGACGAGGATTCGAGCCCGCAGCTCGAGGCCAATGCGCTGCTGTCCGACGGGCGCTGCTCGCTCGTTGGCGGCTACGCGCTGACGACGGACTCTCTCGTCAAGCCCGGCATGAAAACGGCGCGCCTGCCGGATTTTGCCGGCGCTACGCGCGACGACCGGCGCCGCCGCGTCGCGCTCGGCGTGCTCGCGCCGAGCCAGCCCTATGTCTACTCGCCGATGACGGTCGTGCTCGGACCGAAGGCGCGGGGTCGCAAGATCGGCGATATCGGCGATCTCGCCGGCCTGCGCCTCGTCATCGAGAGCGGCTCGCTCGGCGATGCGATCCTCATGACCTTCGACAAGGGGCGCCTGATCGACGACATCACGCATCTTGTCCCCGCCCGCGATGATCTCCTCGGCGCACTTGCCCGTGGCGACCATGACGCGACGCTGATCGACCTCGGCCGCTTCGACGCCTATCGCGCCGCGCACCCTGATACGGCGATCACCGCGTCCGGCTACTACTATCCGATCGGGGCCAACCGCGGCTATGTCGGGCTCGCCAGCGATCCCGCACTGATCGACGCCGTCAACAAGGCGCTGACCGGGCTTGCTGCCGAGGGCAAGATCGCCGAATTCGGCAGGCAGATGGGGCTGAGCTATCTGCCGCCGCGTGAGCCTGCGATCCTCGGCGACGTCTGGATGAAGATCATTCAGCGGTGA
- a CDS encoding FUSC family protein, whose amino-acid sequence MNPFAASLRDLLSREIKTGELVRALIVVGPMVAAYFIARETALLNLGLVAVSLLIPALRLHLPPKVVAWHYLAILLTFAALFLASPIKPLFAVLTALAGFLAVAVTRHGEHFRTLGNWVFIPAVYLACEVREGVSASEALRHAGMIIVSSPIALALVCAIRIYDQRRCGDAATSFGAPAAEWFVPAAATALAVFAAAALVEILDLAQGQWVMWSAASVVVGDFAASIGKLKQRAIGAVAGVPLGFLAGMVLPQSRVGYALAVLAATLTLISFSRYIIGFGLRCFFIALAASFAGSASGIAEERIANVLIGGTFGLLAVALTEIVWLRVMRKVRLSG is encoded by the coding sequence GTGAATCCTTTCGCCGCAAGTCTGCGCGATCTCCTCTCGCGCGAAATCAAGACCGGCGAGTTGGTGCGGGCGCTGATCGTCGTCGGCCCGATGGTCGCCGCCTATTTCATCGCGCGCGAGACGGCGCTGCTGAATCTCGGGTTGGTCGCGGTCTCGTTGCTCATTCCCGCACTCAGGCTGCACCTGCCGCCGAAAGTCGTGGCGTGGCATTATCTCGCCATCCTCCTCACCTTTGCCGCGCTGTTCCTCGCGAGCCCGATCAAGCCGCTATTCGCAGTGCTGACGGCGCTCGCCGGATTCCTTGCGGTCGCAGTGACGCGCCACGGCGAACATTTCCGCACGCTCGGGAATTGGGTGTTCATCCCCGCCGTGTATCTTGCCTGCGAGGTGCGGGAGGGCGTGAGCGCCTCGGAAGCCCTGCGCCATGCCGGCATGATCATCGTGTCCTCTCCGATCGCGCTGGCTCTGGTCTGCGCCATCCGGATTTACGACCAGCGACGGTGCGGCGATGCCGCGACCTCGTTCGGAGCGCCCGCGGCCGAATGGTTTGTGCCCGCGGCGGCAACCGCCCTTGCGGTGTTCGCTGCGGCGGCGCTGGTCGAGATCCTCGATCTCGCGCAGGGCCAATGGGTGATGTGGTCGGCCGCAAGCGTCGTGGTCGGCGATTTCGCCGCTTCGATCGGCAAGCTGAAGCAGCGGGCGATCGGCGCCGTCGCCGGCGTGCCGCTCGGTTTCCTCGCCGGCATGGTGCTGCCGCAAAGCCGGGTCGGCTATGCGCTCGCGGTTCTCGCGGCCACCCTCACGCTGATCTCGTTCTCCCGCTACATCATCGGCTTCGGCCTGCGCTGCTTCTTCATCGCGCTGGCCGCCTCTTTCGCCGGCAGCGCCAGCGGCATCGCGGAGGAGCGCATCGCCAACGTGCTGATCGGCGGCACCTTTGGCTTGCTTGCGGTAGCCCTGACCGAAATCGTCTGGCTGCGTGTCATGCGAAAAGTGCGATTGTCCGGATGA
- a CDS encoding cytochrome c, protein MLRKLSHKTVAILATVAVLAVALAATVRAADDSSGNPVQAQIDHGKSTYAEKCSHCHGPNMMNPGTITPDLRAFPDDKTRFVTTVKNGKNNRMPPWADILSDEEIGNLWAFISSRRKP, encoded by the coding sequence ATGCTGAGAAAGCTATCTCACAAGACGGTGGCGATCCTCGCCACCGTCGCGGTGCTGGCGGTCGCGCTTGCGGCGACCGTTCGTGCCGCGGATGATTCAAGCGGCAATCCCGTGCAGGCACAGATCGACCACGGCAAGTCGACCTACGCGGAGAAATGCTCGCACTGCCACGGCCCCAACATGATGAACCCCGGCACCATCACGCCGGACCTGCGCGCCTTCCCCGACGACAAGACGCGCTTCGTCACCACGGTGAAGAACGGCAAGAACAACAGGATGCCGCCCTGGGCCGATATTCTCAGCGACGAGGAGATCGGGAATCTCTGGGCCTTCATCTCGAGCCGGAGAAAACCATGA